Proteins encoded within one genomic window of Solibaculum mannosilyticum:
- the murG gene encoding undecaprenyldiphospho-muramoylpentapeptide beta-N-acetylglucosaminyltransferase codes for MKVLLAGGGTAGHINPALAIAGTIKKHQPDAEILFVGNQKGMEARLVGEAGYNFAAIDVRGFRRSLSPGNIVYNIGAARRAVTSSMQAGKIIQSFRPDIAVGTGGYVSGPVLRKAAKMGVPIVVHEQNAYPGVTNRMLSKSAACVMLAVEDAKSRFDAGCHIEVTGNPLRSEILTYNKQKARQELGLGDEPVILSFGGSLGADCINRAVADLLAWSYRRGGITHIHGVGKAGWEWMPKLVESKGVPLKRTKNIMVREYIDDMARCMAAADLVICRCGAITLSELQAQGKASILVPSPYVAENHQYHNAMSLVRRGAAVLIEDKDLTGPKLITQVEKLLEHPETLQEMGTKAKQTAILDASERIYKVILESASLKK; via the coding sequence ATGAAGGTACTTCTGGCAGGCGGCGGCACGGCGGGACATATCAATCCGGCCTTGGCCATCGCAGGCACCATCAAAAAGCATCAGCCGGATGCCGAAATTTTATTTGTCGGCAACCAAAAGGGGATGGAAGCTCGTTTGGTGGGGGAAGCCGGCTATAACTTTGCCGCCATCGATGTAAGAGGGTTTCGCCGGAGCTTATCCCCGGGGAATATTGTCTATAACATAGGGGCGGCGCGGAGGGCTGTGACGTCCAGCATGCAGGCGGGAAAGATCATCCAGTCCTTCCGCCCGGACATCGCAGTGGGAACAGGGGGATACGTCAGCGGTCCGGTACTGCGCAAAGCGGCTAAAATGGGAGTCCCCATTGTGGTACACGAACAAAATGCTTATCCCGGCGTGACCAATCGGATGCTTTCCAAATCGGCCGCCTGTGTGATGCTGGCGGTGGAGGATGCAAAAAGCCGTTTTGATGCAGGATGTCATATTGAGGTAACCGGCAATCCATTGCGCAGCGAGATCTTGACCTATAACAAGCAGAAAGCCCGGCAGGAGCTGGGCCTTGGAGATGAACCAGTGATCCTCTCCTTTGGTGGGAGTCTGGGCGCCGATTGCATCAACCGCGCGGTGGCGGATCTGCTGGCCTGGAGTTATAGACGTGGTGGAATCACGCACATCCACGGTGTGGGAAAGGCTGGCTGGGAGTGGATGCCCAAATTGGTGGAATCCAAGGGGGTCCCTCTCAAGAGGACGAAGAATATTATGGTGCGGGAATACATCGACGATATGGCGCGTTGTATGGCTGCCGCTGACCTAGTGATTTGCCGCTGCGGCGCCATCACCTTGAGTGAATTACAGGCGCAGGGCAAAGCCTCCATTTTAGTGCCGTCCCCTTATGTGGCGGAGAACCATCAGTACCATAACGCCATGAGCCTGGTACGCCGGGGCGCGGCGGTACTCATTGAGGACAAAGATCTAACTGGACCCAAGCTCATCACTCAGGTGGAGAAATTGCTGGAACATCCTGAGACACTTCAGGAGATGGGAACCAAAGCAAAACAAACCGCAATTTTAGACGCTTCCGAACGCATTTATAAGGTTATTTTAGAGTCGGCTTCCCTAAAAAAGTAG
- the ftsW gene encoding putative lipid II flippase FtsW, with protein MSTEQAARLAKKNIEKKKGKGKFSFFSAGGSFDLPFFFLILALLAIGLVMMFSASYAYAYYTPKFHGDSLYFLKPQLLYAAIGIALMIGVSLIDYRVLHFWSLIFMGISYALLVIVLFMPAQNGAHRWIPYPINFQPSEIAKFALIATFAHLMSKYHDKMGTFRWGVLPYILILGSISALMIAEPHLSGTILMCLIGVIMMLIGGTKPKWFIIAISAGLILFVWVFFFPQYLPGPLADIVTEKLSHGFTRIEVWQDPFSDPKGTGWQTIQSLYAIASGGFMGVGLGNSRQKYMYISEPQNDFVFAVVCEELGFVGAAVIIILFALLVWRGFAIAMKAEDKFGALLAVGLTVQVGLQAFLNIAVVTNLIPNTGISLPFFSYGGSSLVMLLAQMGVVLSVSRGARLRKR; from the coding sequence GTGTCGACTGAACAAGCGGCTAGACTGGCAAAAAAGAACATCGAGAAAAAGAAAGGCAAAGGGAAGTTCAGCTTTTTTTCGGCAGGAGGTTCTTTTGACCTACCGTTTTTCTTTTTGATCTTAGCCCTTTTGGCCATTGGACTTGTCATGATGTTTTCGGCCAGCTACGCTTATGCGTATTATACGCCGAAGTTCCACGGGGATAGCCTCTATTTCCTCAAACCGCAATTGTTGTACGCCGCCATCGGCATCGCATTAATGATCGGCGTATCGCTCATCGATTACCGGGTGCTTCATTTTTGGTCTCTTATCTTTATGGGGATCAGTTATGCCCTATTGGTCATTGTGCTTTTCATGCCGGCTCAAAACGGCGCTCACCGTTGGATTCCCTATCCCATCAACTTCCAGCCCTCAGAGATCGCCAAGTTTGCGCTTATCGCAACTTTTGCCCATCTCATGAGCAAGTACCACGATAAAATGGGGACTTTCCGATGGGGCGTTTTACCCTATATCCTGATCCTGGGCTCCATCAGCGCGCTGATGATCGCCGAACCCCATCTTTCGGGCACCATCCTCATGTGTCTGATCGGCGTGATTATGATGCTCATCGGCGGGACCAAACCAAAATGGTTTATTATCGCCATCTCGGCAGGACTCATTTTATTTGTATGGGTGTTCTTTTTCCCACAGTATCTGCCGGGACCGCTGGCCGATATTGTAACCGAAAAGTTATCCCATGGTTTTACCCGTATTGAGGTGTGGCAGGATCCCTTCTCCGATCCCAAGGGCACGGGCTGGCAGACCATCCAGTCGCTGTATGCCATTGCGTCCGGCGGATTCATGGGGGTGGGACTGGGCAATTCCCGGCAAAAATACATGTATATCTCCGAGCCGCAAAATGACTTTGTGTTTGCTGTGGTATGTGAAGAACTGGGATTTGTGGGAGCGGCCGTCATCATCATCCTGTTTGCCCTGCTGGTGTGGAGAGGATTCGCCATCGCCATGAAGGCCGAAGATAAGTTTGGGGCCCTTTTGGCGGTGGGATTGACCGTCCAGGTGGGACTCCAGGCGTTTCTCAACATCGCCGTGGTTACCAATCTGATCCCCAACACCGGCATCAGCCTCCCCTTCTTCAGCTACGGCGGATCGTCTCTGGTCATGCTGCTTGCGCAGATGGGAGTTGTACTGTCGGTCTCGCGGGGGGCCAGGCTGCGGAAACGATAG
- the mraY gene encoding phospho-N-acetylmuramoyl-pentapeptide-transferase, producing the protein MLATSTGIAALIAFAVTTSLGLCVIPFLRKLKFGQSILEDGPTWHKSKQGTPTMGGIMTIAGVVAGILAAYFISRIAWPQVMDGETIVQKVRFWGGILMALGFGCVGFLDDYIKVVKKRNLGLTSRQKMLLQLLVAGAFAAALYFAGDRGMYIPFVGQVDFGIWYIPIIMFIVVGAVNAVNLTDGLDGLASSVTFFVGVCFMLIAGLLQMMGVSIMGASLAGACLGFLIWNFYPARVFMGDTGSLFLGGMVCALAFGVGMPLLLIPAGIVYIIETLSDILQVSYFKMTGGKRLFKMAPFHHHLEMCGYSEIRINALFSILTAIGCILAIVCVLLGGR; encoded by the coding sequence ATGTTAGCGACATCAACCGGCATCGCCGCGCTGATTGCCTTTGCGGTGACGACATCTTTGGGACTGTGTGTCATTCCCTTTTTACGCAAGCTGAAGTTTGGTCAGAGCATCTTAGAGGACGGTCCCACATGGCATAAATCCAAGCAGGGGACGCCTACTATGGGAGGAATCATGACCATTGCCGGTGTTGTAGCCGGCATCTTGGCGGCCTATTTCATATCCCGGATCGCCTGGCCCCAGGTCATGGACGGTGAGACTATAGTACAAAAAGTCCGTTTTTGGGGCGGCATTTTGATGGCGCTGGGTTTTGGCTGTGTGGGCTTTCTGGATGACTACATAAAAGTGGTCAAAAAACGCAATTTAGGTCTTACCAGCCGTCAGAAAATGCTGTTGCAGCTTCTGGTGGCCGGTGCATTCGCCGCGGCACTTTACTTTGCCGGTGACCGCGGAATGTATATCCCCTTTGTGGGACAGGTGGATTTTGGAATCTGGTATATTCCCATCATTATGTTTATTGTGGTGGGAGCGGTCAACGCCGTCAATCTGACCGACGGTTTGGACGGTTTGGCCTCCAGCGTCACATTTTTCGTGGGCGTATGTTTTATGCTCATCGCGGGACTGCTGCAAATGATGGGCGTCAGCATCATGGGCGCCTCTCTGGCTGGGGCATGTCTCGGCTTTTTGATTTGGAATTTCTATCCGGCCCGGGTCTTTATGGGCGATACCGGTTCCCTTTTCTTGGGTGGGATGGTATGTGCACTGGCCTTCGGCGTGGGCATGCCGCTTCTGCTCATCCCGGCTGGAATTGTGTATATTATTGAGACCTTATCGGATATCTTACAGGTGAGCTATTTCAAGATGACAGGTGGGAAACGTCTCTTTAAGATGGCCCCCTTCCATCACCATCTGGAGATGTGCGGCTACAGCGAAATCCGGATTAACGCTTTATTTTCTATTTTGACAGCAATCGGCTGTATTCTCGCCATAGTTTGTGTACTATTAGGAGGGCGCTAA
- a CDS encoding UDP-N-acetylmuramoyl-tripeptide--D-alanyl-D-alanine ligase: protein MRMSVKEIAHAVHGSYTGEGNIEISSVFIDSRKVLPGCLFIAIRGERMDGHQFAASAVQSGAAVLLCHKEVEASDVPVIRVEDTSRALLDLAAWYRGKFDIPVVGVTGSVGKTTTKDMAACVLSARYPTLKTEGNFNNEIGLPLTVFGLEKEYGAAVLEMGMSNFGEISRLSKAASPDLGIITKIGVSHMETLGSREGILKAKLEILDGMKGRAPLLINGDDDMLATVGDVGHPLIRFGVENEKCDFLAQDIRQGEEETTFIIRHEGGCQEVTIPAVGVHAVCDATAAFAAGILLGVDSEKAAMALRGYQPSGMRQHVVKRDGITVIEDCYNASPDSVQAALDTLKRMPCQGKRIAVLGDMLELGTISRQAHTKCGALAAHNADFLLAYGPMAAQYVQGADAEGLKEARHFDDKESLAETLLSVLEKGDVVLFKASRGMQLEEVLKTLYERWEKKC from the coding sequence ATGAGGATGTCAGTAAAAGAAATTGCACATGCTGTACACGGGAGCTACACAGGGGAGGGAAACATAGAGATTTCCTCTGTGTTCATCGATAGCCGCAAGGTTCTGCCGGGATGCTTGTTTATCGCCATCCGTGGGGAACGGATGGACGGACATCAATTTGCCGCGTCGGCAGTCCAGTCAGGGGCAGCGGTGCTTTTGTGCCACAAAGAGGTAGAGGCCTCCGATGTGCCGGTCATCCGTGTGGAGGATACCAGCCGTGCTTTGTTGGATTTGGCTGCCTGGTACCGCGGGAAATTTGACATCCCAGTGGTGGGGGTGACCGGCAGCGTAGGCAAGACCACCACAAAAGACATGGCGGCCTGTGTACTGTCGGCCCGGTATCCCACCCTCAAAACGGAGGGCAACTTCAACAATGAAATCGGCCTGCCGCTCACCGTCTTTGGCCTGGAAAAGGAATATGGAGCGGCCGTCCTGGAAATGGGCATGAGTAATTTCGGGGAGATCAGCCGGCTTTCCAAAGCAGCGTCTCCTGATCTCGGCATCATCACGAAGATCGGCGTCTCCCATATGGAGACATTGGGATCCCGGGAAGGTATTTTAAAAGCCAAGCTGGAAATATTAGACGGTATGAAGGGCCGCGCGCCTTTGCTCATCAACGGGGACGACGATATGCTGGCCACCGTCGGGGATGTGGGGCATCCCTTGATCCGCTTCGGAGTGGAAAACGAGAAATGCGACTTTTTGGCCCAGGATATTCGCCAAGGGGAAGAGGAGACCACCTTTATCATCCGTCACGAAGGCGGATGTCAGGAGGTCACCATCCCTGCGGTGGGTGTCCATGCTGTATGCGATGCCACCGCCGCTTTTGCCGCCGGTATTCTGCTGGGGGTGGACAGTGAAAAAGCGGCGATGGCTTTGCGTGGCTATCAACCTTCCGGTATGCGTCAACATGTCGTCAAGCGGGACGGCATTACCGTCATTGAAGATTGCTACAATGCAAGCCCGGATTCCGTACAGGCGGCATTGGATACCTTAAAGCGTATGCCGTGCCAAGGGAAACGCATCGCTGTGTTAGGGGATATGCTGGAACTTGGTACCATCTCCCGTCAAGCCCATACAAAGTGCGGTGCCTTAGCGGCCCACAATGCCGACTTTTTATTGGCTTACGGCCCTATGGCGGCCCAATACGTACAGGGGGCGGACGCGGAAGGACTAAAGGAAGCTCGTCACTTTGACGACAAAGAGTCTTTGGCCGAAACGCTGCTTTCGGTTTTGGAAAAGGGCGATGTTGTGCTGTTCAAAGCCAGCCGTGGCATGCAGCTGGAAGAAGTACTAAAGACCCTGTACGAGAGGTGGGAGAAGAAATGTTAG